From the genome of Coleofasciculaceae cyanobacterium:
AGGCGAAAGTTAAGAATGCAGAGTCAGAAATTTCAGCTTTTAGAACTGAAAACAGCATTGTCGATCTTGCCGAAGAAAAAAAAGGTTTAGTTAGTAATTTAGGAGCATTGAATCAGCAGATTTCAACTACAGGCTCTGAGCTACAAGGAATGCAGGCTCAATCTGCTGCTTTACAGAGTCAATTAGGATTGAGCTTAAACCAGGCAGTAGCAGCAAATCAACTTGGTTCTTATCCTGAAGTTCAAAGTATTTTAGAACAGCTTGCTCAGACTGAATCTGACTTATCGAAAGAGCGACAAAGGTTTAATGAACAACATCCTGCTGTGATTAGCCTGAATGAAAAGAAAACCGCTTTAACCCAACAGCTAAGAGGTTTGATTGCTGCCAATGTAGGCGAAGGTGTTAACGTATCTCAAGGCTTGCTGCAAAATAATAATGGCACTAAAGAAAATCAGCTAGAAAAATTTATTAGTTTAAAAATTGAAGAGCTTAGTCTTCAAAGGCAGGTAAGCTCTTTATATCAATCTCAGCAAGAATATTTAAAACGAGCCAAAGACTTACCCAGACTAGAAAAGCAAGAGCGGGAACTAGTCCGCACTGCCGAATCGGCCGGGAAAACCTATGAAACGCTACTAAACAATTTGCAGGAAGCGCAAATAGCTGAGAACAATGAGAGTGGTAATGCCGATGTGGTTGAATATGCCGCCATACCTGAAAAAGGCAACTCGGGCAAAGCACCATTACTCGGCATGGGTATTGTATTAGGAGCATTACTGGCAAATTTGTCAATTATTCTCTTGGAAATGCAGGATCGCTCTATACAGTCTTTGGCGGAAATCAAAAAGAAATTTCCCTATAAAACTGTTGGCATAACTCCGCTTGAGCCACCAAGCTATCAAGACAGAATAGTAACTAGGGATGAACCAGATTCTTTTTCTAGTGAAGTCTATCGAATGATTCAGGCTAACCTAAAGTTTTTAACCAGCGACAAGCCTCCTAGAGTTATTTTGGTAACTAGTTCTGTTCCCGAAGAAGGAAAATCTACGGTTGTAGCTAACCTAGCTGCTGCGATCGCTCAACTGGGTCGTAATGTTTTATTGGTGGACGGGGATTTACGCCGTTCTTGTCAACACACTCTCTGGGGAGTTGATAATACTCACGGGTTAAAAGATATTGTCACTAATAATCAAAGTCCGATAGCTGTTATTAAGCGGCCAATGCCTAAATTAAGCGTGTTGACCAGCGGCAGGGTTGAGTCTAATCCCTTGGCTCTTCTGGACTCTCCCGAACTAAGCGATTTTATTGGTCGCTCGCGCCGAGAATATGACCTCATATTGATTGATGCGCCACCTTTGCCTGTCACCGCAGATGTACTGACTTTAAGTAAGTTAGTTGATGGTATTTTGTTTGTCGCTAGACCTGGCGTAGTAGAACAAGAAAGTGCCGATCTAGCTCAGGAAGCTTTGGCAACCACGGGACAAAAAGTTTTAGGAATGGTGGTTAATGGAGTTAAGCCTAATGATTTTGACCGCTATTCTTATCATGGTCGCTACGGTAAAAAATATTTTAGCCAAGGCAGTATTCAACACCAAGGCACAAACAATCTTCAGAATAATCAAAACTTATCCAACGTTCCAGAAGGCAATAACTCTAAAGGTAACGTCAGCAGAGCCAAGCTATAGTTGCCGAGATGTCGCTCAGATTTTGCTCATTGGTAGAAAATCTGGGAAAAGTCAGGTTAAGTGGCTATGCTAAGCGCGATCTGGCTTAGTGATTAGCTTTTATTTAAATTAGAGTCTTGGTCAACGTTGATTAATTTGATTAATTTTTTAGCTCGCTTCAGGTAGGTAACGGCGATCGTGTAAGATTAACCAACGGTCAGAGAATGGGACACTTGAATTTGATTCACAAAAAGCCGATCGGCTTGTACAATTCATCTAATAGGTTCTGTCGTAGAACAGCGGAACAGTCTCTTCCCTGTGATCTATACCAATTCTTTTCGGTACAGTTATCTGGCAAATATGACTCTACAACTGCGCGTTTATGTTCCAGAACATCCTCTGATTAAACATTGGCTGTCGGTTGCTCGTGACGTTAATACTCCATCGGTACTATTTAAAAGTGCTATGACTGAATTAGGGCGATGGTTGGCTTATGAAGCGACGAGAAATTGGCTACCCACGGTAGATACAATGATACAAACTCCTTTGACTCAATGTCCTGGAACTTTTGTCAATCCCGAAATGCCAATCGGCATAGTGCCGATTCTGCGCGCTGGTTTGGTTCTTTTGGAGGAAGTACAGAAAGTTTTGCCGATCGCAGCAGTTTACCATATAGGTTTGGCTCGTGACGAGTCATCTCGTGAACCTAGCTGTTATTTAAACAAGCTACCCCAAAGTTTTGCTCCTCAAACTAGGATTATGATTTTAGAACCTATGTTGGCAACAGGAGGATCGATTATGATGGCAATGAAGGAAATTACCAGTCGAGGCGTTAAGCCAGATTTAATTCGTATTGTCTCTGTTGTTGCTGCGCCTCCTGCTTTAAGGCAGCTAAGCGAAAATTATCCTGGATTAGAGATTTACACCGCTATTATTGATGAAGGACTCAACAGCAAAGGATATATCGTCCCAGGTTTGGGAGATGCAGGCGATCGCGCTTTTGGTACTTAAACAATTAGCTAATCTTAAAGTAAGCATTCATTTGATAATTTAATCACTTAATCACTATGAGTCAACAAAATAATTTTGGTAGTGGATTTGTTTTAGGTTCGGTAATTGGTGGGGTGGTAGGCGGCTTGATTGGCACAGTACTTGCTACCCGGAATGAGCGGCAAATTACCAACCAGGAAAATTCTCGCCTAGAAAATGGCAGCGAAATTTCGTTTGGCAGTGAAGAAAGTATTGAACTAGCTCGTCATGGCTTAGAAGACAAAATTGCCCAGTTAAACCTGGCGATTGATGATGTAAGACAGCAGTTAGGGACAGTCAAAGCGAATTCTTTAGAGCAAGAGTAATTCTACTTTTCTCAAGCAGTTATGGTT
Proteins encoded in this window:
- a CDS encoding polysaccharide biosynthesis tyrosine autokinase → MLSNNSNVQNASSSASRDSLDVNLSEYFVKIKRRWKPALAIFLLTLGVTGALSLLQQKTYQAEGKLLFKQRSAGAIGDIGEQAGTLETILTDQTPLSTQIEVLESEPVIQQVIDRQRLTDQEGEPLTPEDFRKKLTTGVVGGTDVVEISYKHPNPKTASEIVNSLMDVYIQTQIKGNQSEPAAARAFLDKEMPTVEAKVKNAESEISAFRTENSIVDLAEEKKGLVSNLGALNQQISTTGSELQGMQAQSAALQSQLGLSLNQAVAANQLGSYPEVQSILEQLAQTESDLSKERQRFNEQHPAVISLNEKKTALTQQLRGLIAANVGEGVNVSQGLLQNNNGTKENQLEKFISLKIEELSLQRQVSSLYQSQQEYLKRAKDLPRLEKQERELVRTAESAGKTYETLLNNLQEAQIAENNESGNADVVEYAAIPEKGNSGKAPLLGMGIVLGALLANLSIILLEMQDRSIQSLAEIKKKFPYKTVGITPLEPPSYQDRIVTRDEPDSFSSEVYRMIQANLKFLTSDKPPRVILVTSSVPEEGKSTVVANLAAAIAQLGRNVLLVDGDLRRSCQHTLWGVDNTHGLKDIVTNNQSPIAVIKRPMPKLSVLTSGRVESNPLALLDSPELSDFIGRSRREYDLILIDAPPLPVTADVLTLSKLVDGILFVARPGVVEQESADLAQEALATTGQKVLGMVVNGVKPNDFDRYSYHGRYGKKYFSQGSIQHQGTNNLQNNQNLSNVPEGNNSKGNVSRAKL
- the upp gene encoding uracil phosphoribosyltransferase, with the translated sequence MTLQLRVYVPEHPLIKHWLSVARDVNTPSVLFKSAMTELGRWLAYEATRNWLPTVDTMIQTPLTQCPGTFVNPEMPIGIVPILRAGLVLLEEVQKVLPIAAVYHIGLARDESSREPSCYLNKLPQSFAPQTRIMILEPMLATGGSIMMAMKEITSRGVKPDLIRIVSVVAAPPALRQLSENYPGLEIYTAIIDEGLNSKGYIVPGLGDAGDRAFGT